In Rhineura floridana isolate rRhiFlo1 chromosome 6, rRhiFlo1.hap2, whole genome shotgun sequence, one genomic interval encodes:
- the ELK4 gene encoding ETS domain-containing protein Elk-4, with translation MDSAITLWQFLLQLLQEPRNKDIICWTSNDGEFKLLQAEEVARLWGIRKNKPSMNYDKLSRALRYYYVKNIIKKVNGQKFVYKFVSYPEILNMDPLAVGRIEGDAESQAGFVDVSNATKDMENCGKEKPQSCAKSSSRNDYIHSGLYTSFTLNSLNSSSCVKLFKPIKMENPTEKLAEKKTQDSTPSVIKFVTMSSKKPSVSPLASATQPACIISAASTLSSGSDESLQALESLITPKVAPTEPSASLPSLTTNLTPATSISPTLQVPPRSPLPPLHSNPDPVIDSDTESVACQQLEHSQNQVFEYKEQASSMLEKELRHSRIRKPKGLEIVPTLVITGSDPSPLGILSPSLPTASLTPALFSQTPILLTPSPLLSSIHFWSTLSPVAPLSPARLQGANTLFQFPSVLNSHGPFTMSGMDGPSTPGPFSPDLQKT, from the exons ATGGACAGTGCAATCACCTTGTGGCAGTTCCTTTTGCAACTTCTTCAGGAGCCTCGGAACAAGGATATCATCTGTTGGACCTCCAATGATGGAGAGTTCAAACTTCTGCAGGCGGAAGAGGTGGCCCGTCTCTGGGGGATCCGCAAGAACAAGCCCAGTATGAACTACGACAAACTCAGTCGTGCTCTCAGATATTATTATGTGAAG AATATCATCAAGAAAGTGAATGGTCAGAAGTTTGTTTACAAGTTTGTGTCTTATCCGGAGATTTTGAATATGGATCCACTAGCGGTTGGCAGGATTGAGGGTGATGCTGAGTCGCAAGCAGGCTTTGTAGATGTTAGCAATGCTACAAAAGACATGGAGAACTGTGGGAAAGAGAAGCCTCAGTCCTGTGCCAAGTCCTCTAGCCGCAATGATTATATCCACTCAGGCCTATATACTTCGTTCACGTTGAACTCCCTAAATTCCTCCTCTTGTGTAAAACTCTTTAAGCCAATCAAGATGGAGAACCCAACTGAGAAACTGGCagagaaaaaaactcaggatTCAACACCTTCAGTTATAAAATTTGTGACCATGTCCTCCAAAAAACCTTCAGTATCTCCCCTTGCCTCTGCTACTCAGCCAGCCTGTATTATATCAGCTGCCTCTACCCTTTCTTCTGGTTCAGATGAAAGTCTCCAGGCTTTGGAGTCTCTAATAACGCCAAAAGTGGCTCCTACTGAACCTTCAGCTTCCTTGCCAAGCTTGACCACAAATCTCACTCCTGCAACCTCCATTTCTCCTACTCTCCAGGTTCCTCCCAGGTCTCCTTTGCCACCTTTACATTCTAATCCTGATCCAGTTATAGACTCTGATACTGAGTCTGTGGCTTGCCAGCAGCTGGAGCATTCTCAGAACCAAGTCTTTGAGTACAAAGAGCAGGCTTCTTCCATGCTAGAAAAGGAGCTTCGTCATAGCCGAATTAGAAAGCCCAAAGGGCTGGAGATTGTTCCCACTCTGGTCATTACTGGCAGTGACCCAAGTCCATTGGGAATACTAAGCCCTTCTCTCCCTACTGCTTCTCTTACACCAGCACTTTTTTCACAG ACGCCTATTTTGCTGACCCCAAGCCCCTTGCTCTCCAGTATCCATTTTTGGAGCACTCTCAGTCCAGTTGCTCCTCTCAGTCCAGCAAGATTACAAGGTGCTAACACCCTTTTCCAG TTTCCATCGGTGCTGAATTCTCATGGACCATTTACTATGTCAGGAATGGATGGGCCCTCCACTCCTGGGCCTTTCTCCCCAGACTTACAGAAGACATAG